The Microcystis panniformis FACHB-1757 region TTGGGAACAAGCTTTATCAATTTATTCATAATAAATTTGGCAGAGGATTAAAGATTAGTTATTGTGACTAACTATTTTGATTAGAAAAAGATAAACTTGAGAATCTTCAGTCAAATTTATTGACTCAAAATTAGCTGTACTTAATTTAAATGAATCAACCCTACCCCAACGGGGGGTTTGGGGGGTAGAACCCCCCAAAAGCTTGGATTGAGTGATAAAACCGAAAGTAACGCCCAATTTTAGGAGAAAGTTTCCCCTTAAAAATCCCAAATTAGTAGATTTACAAAAATGAGATGTACCCGCCGAAATCTATCTCATCTTCTCGTCACTGTCTTCAATTTCTTGATCATCTTGATTGATTTCTTCTTTAAATCCCCGTAAAGTTTTCCCCAAAGCTGCCCCAAATTCGGGTATTTTTTTCGGTCCAAATATCAGGAGAACAACCACAGCAATAATTACTATTTCTGGCCAACCTAATCCAAACATAATCTTGAAAGTAAAAAGTAAAAAAAGAGAAAGTAGTCAGAATTCAGGAGTCAGGAGTCGGAAACTTGGAGAATTGCCAGATTCTGTCTTTTGCACGAGTGCCTGTTGCCTCTTGCCTTCAGAAGCTGATAACTGATAACTGATAACTGATAACTGATAACTGATAACTGACTCTACGCTGCCACTTCAGCGCGTTTGTAAGCTTCGTCGAGGACTTCTGAGAGAGTTGGATGGGTGTGGATGCGGAAAGCGAGTTCATGGACGGATTTGCGTTCAGCGATCGCATTGGCCGCTTCTTGAATTAAATCCGATGCGTGGATACCGATAATATGAACACCGAGTAATTCCCCCGTATCCTGACGATAAACGACTTTGGCGATGCCTTCCGTTTCTCCTTCCGCTAAAGCTTTAGAATTTCCCTTAAAATAGGTCTTGACAGCAGCGACTTTATACCCTTCTTGCTGTGCCAAAACTTCTGCTTGCGGTTCCGTTAAACCCACATAACTAATTTCGGGGTGGGTAAAAGCGGCGGCGGGAATACTGCGATAATCGATGGTTTTTGGGCGATTACAGATATTTTCAATGGCTATTACCCCTTGACCCGAAGCAGCGTGAGCTAACATCATTTTACCCGTAGCATCGCCCACAGCCCAAAGATGAGGAATCGGTTCACCGTCCTGAATTACCTGCATTTTGTCATTAACGGCAATAAAACCACGTTTATCCAGTTCTACCCCGACAAATTCCAATCCGAGATTCTTGGTCGCGGGGATTCTTCCTGTAGCGACTAAACAAGCATCTACTTCTAAAATTTCGATCGCTTCTTTGCTTTTTGCGTCCACCAGTTCAATGGCCACAGGATTCCCCGGTTTAATACTTTTTGCCAAAACTCCCACATAAGTCTCGATGTCTCTAGGTTTAATCAGAACTCTTTCGGCGATTTTCGAGATTTCTGGGTCAAATCCCGGCATGAGACTGTCTAAAGCTTCGATCATCGTCACTTCACAACCCAAAGCGGTGTATATATCCGAAAATTCCAGACCGATATAACCACTACCGATAATTGCGATCCACTTGGGTAAAGTTTCTAATCTAACGGCCTCATCGCTGGTAAAAACCGTTTTATGATCGATCTCGATCCCCGGTGGGACAAAGGGAACCGACCCCGGACAGAGCATAATATCCTTAGCGGTGTAGATTTTTTCGCCACTATCCCCGATGACGCTAACTTTTTGCGGGCCGGCGATTTTTCCCCAACCGTGGATAGTATCAACCTTGAGACGTTTAAGACTATTAGTGAGATCGCCTCTAATTTTACTGACAAGGTTGTTAGCATGATCGGCA contains the following coding sequences:
- the lpdA gene encoding dihydrolipoyl dehydrogenase, translating into MSEFDYDLIIIGAGVGGHGAALHAVKCGLKTAIIEAKDMGGTCVNRGCIPSKALLAASGRVRELADSDHLKSLGIAIGGVNFDRPTIADHANNLVSKIRGDLTNSLKRLKVDTIHGWGKIAGPQKVSVIGDSGEKIYTAKDIMLCPGSVPFVPPGIEIDHKTVFTSDEAVRLETLPKWIAIIGSGYIGLEFSDIYTALGCEVTMIEALDSLMPGFDPEISKIAERVLIKPRDIETYVGVLAKSIKPGNPVAIELVDAKSKEAIEILEVDACLVATGRIPATKNLGLEFVGVELDKRGFIAVNDKMQVIQDGEPIPHLWAVGDATGKMMLAHAASGQGVIAIENICNRPKTIDYRSIPAAAFTHPEISYVGLTEPQAEVLAQQEGYKVAAVKTYFKGNSKALAEGETEGIAKVVYRQDTGELLGVHIIGIHASDLIQEAANAIAERKSVHELAFRIHTHPTLSEVLDEAYKRAEVAA
- the tatA gene encoding twin-arginine translocase TatA/TatE family subunit produces the protein MFGLGWPEIVIIAVVVLLIFGPKKIPEFGAALGKTLRGFKEEINQDDQEIEDSDEKMR